The sequence below is a genomic window from Brevibacillus laterosporus.
GTCGGAAATCGCTTTTGTCAAACAATTGTTTGGAAGGCCACAGTAGGATATGATTAGGGAGACCGTACTTGAGAGCGGGCAATTTTATTAGACAGAGGAGATCTTATGACACGTACAATTAAAGTAACCATCCACAACTTTGATAAAATCAAGGAAAACTTAGCGGAAAGCAATGAATTGAAGCTTTATGAAGATGCAAACGGCAAAGTCCTAGAAGCTGAAATTGAAGCAGATGGCTATGCTATTGTGGATCTCACCGACGAAGAATATATTGAATTAGCTCCTGATGAATATGAGCTGATGATTATGGAGTGGAAAGTTGCGGGAAAAACAGGCGAGTTGATTTTGGAAACGATGTCAGACCCCAATGATGATAAGGCATTGTTGTATCGCGGTGTTGATCCTATTGGTACTGTGAAAGTAGAGCCAGTATCTGTCCCGAAAAAATTGGTAGAACAATTAGCGAAAGCATGGTTCTCTAAACCAGTTGAACAGAAAATAAACGAAGAAGCATAAGAGAAAATCACTATAGATTTGCTTTATTGTCAAAGCAAAACGAAAAGAGGAGGGGAAACCTTCCTTTTTTTCGTATATGAAAGATGGATTTTTGCTTACATCAATAGAAAAAAGGACACCTAGTGTTTGAACTGCACCCTGTCAAGTAGACAGTACAAAAAATAAAAAACAGTTAAGCAGCCTTAGTTCTGTATTCCATTGGACTAAGGCTGTTTAGTTTTACCTGTAATCGGTCGTTATTGTAAAAGTACATGTAGTCATCAATGTCTTTCTTAAGTTCCTCGAAGGTACTATATGAATGCAAATAATACTTCTCACATTTAAGGGTTCCCCAGAACGCTTCTATTGGACCGTTATCAATACACCTGCCAACTCGGGACATGCTGTGGGTTAGTTTGTCGGCAAATAACTTTTTGAACCTGAAAGAGGTATATTGAAAACCTCGATCACTATGAAGCATAGGCTTACTTCCTGGTACCGCTTGCAAGGCCAAATTCACTGTTTTAAACACAAGGCTATTGTTATTGGAATGGCCTAAAACATAGGAGACAATCGAGTTATCATGAAGGTCTAAGATAGCACTTAAATAGGCCTTCTGGCCACTTCCGTACTTGAATTCCGTTATATCGGTTACCCACTTCTCATTCGGTGTTTTCGCATAAAACTTACGATTTAACAGATTCTCAGCAACTTGCTGTGGAGCTGAACGCGCATATTTTTTTCTC
It includes:
- a CDS encoding IS3 family transposase, which produces MATLSQYRQENVYLAIQAVWQEEQCSVQVLCEIAKISRSSYYKWLNRKTSSRELENQQLTDAMLSLYEKVDGIYGYRRLTLHLRRQTQRRINHKRIQRLMKKRGIQSVIRRKRKKYARSAPQQVAENLLNRKFYAKTPNEKWVTDITEFKYGSGQKAYLSAILDLHDNSIVSYVLGHSNNNSLVFKTVNLALQAVPGSKPMLHSDRGFQYTSFRFKKLFADKLTHSMSRVGRCIDNGPIEAFWGTLKCEKYYLHSYSTFEELKKDIDDYMYFYNNDRLQVKLNSLSPMEYRTKAA